TGCATGGACTTCTCTGGTTTTTCGCTGTACAAGTCCTCGTATTGAACCGAAAAGCCCAGAGGAGCGTTCAGAAATAAAGAAAGTCTTCTTCAGATCTTCGACAAGAATGTGAGACATAAAAAATAGGGAGTAGGGAGTAGGGAGTAGGGAGTAGGGGAAGAAATTTTCCACTTAGAGGTCTTTAAAATCACAACTACTCCTTTCCTGTTATGAGATTATCAATATCCTTTATTCTTTTCCTCTTTCTTTGCGCTCTTTGCGTCTTTGCGGTTCATTTCACTGTTCTGATTTTGCCTAATTTTTTCTACACCAGCAACAATAAAGAGAAATATAATACATATTATTAGGTCGAGCAACCGTTCAGCAAAAAGCTTACCAGGCTACTCGACCAAGTTTTATGTTTGGATGCTCAAAGAACATCACTGGAACAGGATCTGAACTCTTCTGTTGTACGCCCAATAGATTCACACCTATAAGTTCCGACAGGTGAAGAGCACTCGCCCCGGAAAGCACCACCCGAAACCCGGTGTTGTCGTTCCTGTTGTCCGGATGATCGTCGTTGCGATACGCCGAACGGCAATTCCTCGGATTGTTGATCCAGGAACCGCCACGAAGCATCCGAAAGTGCCTATCCCATCTTTTACTATCTCACAAAACGCTTTTTTGTAAACACAATTGATGTAAATATTTGTTTACGTAATTGCCAAGTGTCCCCATGTTTTAAATGAGCTATCCAACTTTTAATTGAGCAAGATATGTCTTGGATTTTAATCTTACCTTCAGCATAGTCTTTTTGCATTTTTCGCAATCGCCGCCGCCCTCTCCGCAAATTTTCAGTTCTTAGGCGAATTCGATCTGGCAAAATCCGAAATCCTAAAAAATTTGCCCCATGTCGAGTTTCAAAGAGTTGGCTTTTCGTTGGATGAATTTTTAGCCGGAGTTTGACTAAATATTCTATAATCGCTTGTTGGGCTTCTGCTAAAAAACTGCGATCGTCTGAGAATAGGGCAAAGTCATCCACATAACGCAAATATTTTTTTACTTTGAGTTCTTCTTTGATAAAATGGTCTAAACCATTAAGATAGATATTGGCAAAAAACTGACTGGTGAGGTTTCCAATAGGTAAACCCTTTTTTCTTTCCAAAGGGGATAGTAAGTCGTCTCCTGGAAAATAGTCTGTGACAGGAGGTTGGGGATTGCTATTATCAACGATCGCATCTAACAGCCAGAGTGTATCTTTACATTTCAGTTTGCGACGCAGGAGCGTTTTGAGGATAGCATGGTCAATGCTGGGAAAGTA
This genomic interval from Scytonema hofmannii PCC 7110 contains the following:
- a CDS encoding RNA-directed DNA polymerase codes for the protein MKRSGNVYPHITNFDNILLAAQSAQKGKRFRPNVLEFNYNLEIELANIKNQLESKTYQPGNYKTFQIFEPRPRIISAAPYRDRVVHHAVCNIIGPIFERTFIEDSYANRCGYGTHRALRRFTTFARSSQYILQCDIKKYFPSIDHAILKTLLRRKLKCKDTLWLLDAIVDNSNPQPPVTDYFPGDDLLSPLERKKGLPIGNLTSQFFANIYLNGLDHFIKEELKVKKYLRYVDDFALFSDDRSFLAEAQQAIIEYLVKLRLKIHPTKSQLFETRHGANFLGFRILPDRIRLRTENLRRGRRRLRKMQKDYAEGKIKIQDISCSIKSWIAHLKHGDTWQLRKQIFTSIVFTKKRFVR